The following proteins are co-located in the [Chlorobium] sp. 445 genome:
- the gcvP gene encoding glycine dehydrogenase (aminomethyl-transferring) yields the protein MKLNVQYQEKFESRHNASARDLEGMLYTIGVSSLDELILQTIPETICLHKPLNLPPAQSEQEFLQSIKSLAKKNKVFKSYIGMGYYGTFTPTVILRNILENPGWYTAYTPYQPEISQGRLEMLLNFQTMVADLTAMDIANASLLDEATAAAEAMHLLYAVRPASKQHAKQCFASELLHPQTLDVLRTRTASLGVELIVGNHHTLELAHPNLFAAIVQYPATDGNVEDYTDFIAAAHQHNVTVAVGTDLLALTLLKPPGEMGADVVFGSAQRFGVPMGYGGPHAAFFATKETFKRNLPGRLIGVSIDADGKRALRMALQTREQHIRREKATSNICTAQVLLAVMAAAYAIYHGPKGLRAIAERVYGLTALLKRSLVHLGFSIKNQTHFDTLTVNVGSKRERERYRKATERAGINLRLYDDKHIGISLDETTTVQDVKQLIEILGAYRQPLAQAFLDEQFEQYQHEIELELPASLTRTSPFLTHPVFRTHHSEHEMLRYLKQLENKDVSMVHSMISLGSCTMKLNATSEMIPITWQEFSDLHPFAPISQAEGYQELFKTLSAWLCEITGFEAVSLQPNSGAQGEYTGLMVIRAYHRARGEAHRHVALIPQSAHGTNPASAVMAGMQVVVVKCDERGNIDLNDLKTKAEQYQNTLACLMVTYPSTHGVFEERIKEICEIIHRYGGQVYMDGANMNAQVGLTSPAAIGADACHLNLHKTFCIPHGGGGPGMGPICVAKHLAPFLPKHCLVETGGEQGISAVSAAPFGSASILLISYAYIAMMGAEGLTNATKLAIVNANYIKARLEGAYHVLYTNQNGRCAHEMILDLRPFKAVGIEAEDVAKRLMDYGFHAPTLSFPVAGTIMIEPTESEPKAELDRFCDAMLAIREEIREIELGKADPLNNVLKNAPHTAEMLLSDHWDKPYSREKAAYPLPFVRERKIWPSTRRIDGAYGDRNLVCTCETVESYTEHVQPAVINSYTEPQPAAS from the coding sequence ATGAAACTCAATGTGCAGTATCAAGAAAAGTTCGAATCTCGCCACAATGCTTCTGCCCGAGATCTTGAAGGCATGCTCTACACTATTGGCGTGAGCAGTTTGGATGAACTCATTTTGCAGACAATTCCCGAGACGATTTGCCTGCACAAGCCCTTGAACTTGCCACCTGCACAATCGGAGCAAGAATTCTTGCAGTCGATAAAATCACTGGCAAAGAAAAATAAAGTCTTCAAGTCCTACATTGGCATGGGCTACTACGGCACATTTACGCCGACCGTCATCTTGCGCAATATCTTAGAAAATCCAGGTTGGTACACAGCTTACACACCCTATCAACCAGAGATTTCACAAGGGCGATTGGAAATGCTCCTCAATTTTCAGACGATGGTTGCTGACCTAACCGCCATGGATATTGCCAACGCCTCGCTCTTAGACGAAGCCACTGCAGCTGCCGAAGCCATGCATCTGCTCTACGCCGTGCGTCCTGCAAGCAAGCAACATGCCAAGCAGTGTTTTGCCTCTGAGCTTTTGCATCCGCAAACGCTGGATGTTCTGCGTACGCGCACCGCATCGCTTGGCGTTGAACTCATCGTCGGCAATCACCACACGCTCGAGCTTGCTCATCCCAATCTTTTTGCAGCGATTGTGCAATATCCTGCCACAGATGGTAATGTTGAAGATTACACGGACTTTATTGCTGCCGCACACCAGCATAATGTAACCGTAGCCGTCGGTACTGATTTGCTGGCTCTAACTTTGCTCAAACCACCGGGGGAGATGGGCGCAGATGTGGTGTTTGGTTCAGCACAACGCTTCGGTGTACCTATGGGCTACGGCGGACCACATGCCGCATTTTTTGCCACGAAAGAAACTTTCAAGCGCAATTTACCTGGGCGTCTCATCGGTGTTTCAATTGATGCTGATGGCAAACGCGCCTTGCGTATGGCACTACAAACACGCGAACAACACATTCGCCGTGAAAAAGCAACTTCAAACATCTGCACCGCACAAGTCTTGCTTGCTGTGATGGCAGCCGCTTATGCTATCTATCATGGTCCAAAAGGCTTGCGTGCAATTGCCGAGCGAGTCTATGGTTTAACTGCACTGCTTAAGCGCAGTCTGGTCCATCTGGGCTTTAGCATTAAAAATCAAACGCATTTTGATACGCTCACTGTCAATGTCGGCAGCAAGCGTGAGCGAGAGCGCTATCGCAAAGCCACTGAAAGAGCTGGCATTAACTTGCGCCTCTACGATGACAAACATATCGGCATTTCACTCGATGAAACCACAACTGTTCAAGATGTCAAGCAGCTTATTGAGATTCTTGGTGCATACCGCCAGCCTCTTGCACAGGCTTTTCTTGATGAGCAGTTTGAGCAGTACCAACATGAAATTGAGTTAGAGTTACCCGCATCGCTCACGCGTACTTCACCCTTTCTGACACATCCTGTTTTCAGGACACATCACAGCGAACATGAGATGCTGCGCTACTTGAAGCAACTGGAGAACAAAGATGTCTCAATGGTGCACTCAATGATTTCGCTGGGCAGCTGCACTATGAAACTCAATGCCACGAGCGAAATGATACCCATCACTTGGCAAGAGTTTAGCGACTTACATCCATTTGCGCCAATCTCGCAAGCTGAAGGGTATCAGGAGCTATTCAAAACCTTGAGTGCATGGCTATGCGAAATCACCGGCTTTGAGGCTGTGTCTTTGCAGCCTAATTCAGGTGCGCAAGGCGAATACACAGGTCTGATGGTCATTCGCGCCTACCACCGCGCTCGTGGTGAAGCACATCGCCATGTTGCGCTTATTCCACAATCGGCACACGGCACTAATCCTGCCAGTGCGGTGATGGCTGGCATGCAAGTTGTCGTCGTAAAATGCGATGAGCGTGGCAACATCGACCTCAACGATTTGAAGACCAAAGCCGAACAGTATCAAAACACGCTTGCGTGCTTGATGGTTACCTATCCATCAACACATGGCGTGTTCGAAGAACGCATCAAAGAAATCTGTGAGATAATTCATCGCTATGGCGGGCAAGTCTACATGGACGGCGCAAACATGAACGCCCAAGTTGGTTTGACAAGTCCTGCTGCAATTGGTGCAGATGCGTGTCATCTTAACTTGCACAAGACTTTCTGCATTCCACACGGCGGCGGCGGTCCCGGTATGGGACCAATTTGTGTAGCCAAACATCTTGCACCCTTTTTGCCCAAACACTGCCTTGTTGAGACTGGTGGCGAGCAGGGCATCAGTGCAGTCTCAGCAGCGCCTTTTGGCAGTGCCTCCATTCTTCTCATTTCTTACGCCTACATTGCTATGATGGGCGCAGAGGGATTGACGAATGCAACAAAACTTGCTATAGTCAATGCAAACTATATCAAAGCGCGTCTTGAAGGTGCCTACCATGTGCTTTATACCAACCAAAATGGTCGATGTGCGCATGAGATGATTCTTGACCTGCGTCCATTCAAAGCCGTTGGCATTGAAGCAGAAGATGTTGCCAAGCGCTTGATGGATTATGGCTTCCATGCACCGACACTCTCCTTCCCCGTTGCAGGTACAATTATGATTGAACCCACAGAATCAGAGCCTAAAGCTGAACTCGATCGCTTCTGCGATGCGATGCTCGCCATTCGTGAAGAAATCCGTGAGATTGAATTAGGCAAAGCCGATCCACTCAATAATGTCTTGAAAAACGCACCGCACACCGCTGAGATGCTACTGTCGGATCATTGGGATAAACCCTACTCTCGCGAGAAAGCTGCATATCCCTTGCCATTTGTGCGCGAAAGAAAAATCTGGCCCAGCACCCGTCGTATTGATGGTGCGTATGGCGACCGTAACCTTGTCTGCACATGTGAGACTGTTGAATCTTACACCGAGCATGTACAGCCTGCCGTAATCAATTCTTATACAGAGCCACAGCCTGCTGCAAGTTAA
- the lpxD gene encoding UDP-3-O-(3-hydroxymyristoyl)glucosamine N-acyltransferase, producing the protein MPNLSLGEIYRLLLEIFPETELVGSKTLMLDSVAPIETAQKGSISFIANSKYEKFLSQTQASALIVSNTLNTSEVPPDLALLKVSDPYTAFVFVLECFTAPRQTVPVGIHPTAVISSSARVHQTACIGAYCYIGADVHIGANTVIYPHTTILDGTTIGDSCIIYPSVTIYHDCRIGERVIIHSGAVIGADGFGFAPQKDGSFKKIPQIGIVVIESDVEIGANTCIDRATMGETIIRKGAKLDNLVQVGHNCSVGTNTVIASQAGLSGSTKIGNSCMIGGQVGFVGHLEVADRVTLGGQSGVTKSLTKPGEFLRGSPAKPIREQLRQEAMLGKLEEMMRRIVELEKQLAELKAENKTSSP; encoded by the coding sequence ATGCCTAACTTGTCACTCGGTGAAATCTACCGCCTGCTCTTAGAGATTTTCCCTGAGACAGAACTTGTCGGTAGCAAAACCCTGATGCTTGACAGCGTCGCACCAATTGAGACTGCTCAAAAAGGCAGTATTTCTTTTATTGCCAATTCAAAGTATGAAAAATTTCTCTCTCAAACCCAAGCCTCCGCGCTAATTGTCTCCAACACACTCAATACCTCAGAAGTGCCGCCAGACCTTGCCCTGCTCAAAGTAAGCGATCCTTACACGGCGTTTGTGTTTGTCTTAGAGTGCTTTACAGCGCCGCGACAGACAGTCCCCGTAGGCATTCATCCGACTGCTGTGATTTCAAGTTCAGCCCGCGTGCATCAGACCGCGTGCATTGGCGCGTACTGCTACATTGGTGCTGATGTGCACATCGGTGCAAATACCGTGATTTATCCGCATACTACCATTCTTGATGGCACAACGATTGGCGACTCATGTATCATTTATCCTAGTGTTACAATCTACCACGACTGTCGCATCGGTGAGCGCGTGATCATTCACTCTGGAGCTGTGATTGGTGCAGATGGCTTCGGTTTTGCGCCACAGAAAGATGGCAGTTTCAAAAAAATTCCACAAATCGGCATTGTCGTCATTGAAAGCGATGTAGAAATTGGTGCCAATACCTGCATTGACCGTGCCACAATGGGCGAGACGATTATTCGCAAAGGCGCAAAACTAGACAATCTTGTTCAAGTCGGGCATAATTGCAGTGTCGGTACGAATACGGTCATTGCTTCGCAAGCAGGACTTTCAGGCAGCACAAAAATTGGCAATTCGTGTATGATTGGCGGACAAGTCGGATTTGTCGGACACTTGGAAGTGGCTGACCGTGTTACTTTAGGTGGACAGTCAGGCGTAACAAAATCGCTCACCAAACCGGGCGAATTTCTGCGCGGCTCGCCAGCAAAACCCATTCGAGAACAACTGCGCCAAGAAGCCATGCTTGGCAAACTTGAGGAGATGATGCGCCGCATTGTAGAGCTAGAAAAACAACTTGCTGAACTCAAAGCTGAAAATAAAACCAGCTCACCATAG
- the gcvH gene encoding glycine cleavage system protein H: MDFPETLRYTKEHEWIYLEKDDIAVVGITDFAQSELGDIVFVDLKDVGTKLNANDIFGTVEAVKTVSDLFLPVAGEIVEHNAALKDASVVNKSPYQEGWMIKLKVANPADIDKLMSATEYRAHIGK; this comes from the coding sequence ATGGACTTCCCTGAAACACTACGCTACACCAAAGAACACGAGTGGATTTACCTCGAAAAAGATGACATTGCCGTTGTTGGCATCACGGATTTTGCTCAATCCGAGCTCGGGGATATCGTGTTCGTCGATCTTAAAGACGTTGGCACTAAACTTAATGCTAACGACATTTTTGGCACGGTTGAAGCCGTTAAAACCGTCTCAGACCTTTTTTTGCCTGTCGCAGGCGAAATCGTGGAGCATAATGCTGCCCTGAAAGATGCTTCAGTGGTCAATAAAAGCCCATACCAAGAAGGGTGGATGATTAAGCTCAAAGTGGCAAACCCTGCAGATATAGACAAGTTGATGAGTGCCACAGAATACCGTGCGCACATTGGTAAGTAA
- a CDS encoding rhomboid family intramembrane serine protease — MTIRYNSPVILTYALICAAVMLLSNLTKGYSTQAFFTALPSMSFFNPLTYFRLFSHVIGHADWTHLISNFSYILLIGPLLEEKYGSMAILVKILITAFVTGLLNTIFFSTGLLGASGVVFMLILLASFANIRDGEIPLTFVIVAALYLGQEIVNSFKPDNVSQFAHILGGLAGAVFGFGGKFIAQTIGK; from the coding sequence ATGACGATTCGCTACAATTCTCCTGTGATTTTAACCTATGCGCTCATCTGTGCCGCAGTGATGCTGCTGAGCAACCTCACCAAAGGCTATAGCACGCAAGCCTTTTTTACTGCGCTGCCGTCAATGTCTTTCTTTAACCCGCTAACATACTTCCGACTTTTTTCGCATGTGATTGGTCATGCCGATTGGACACATCTAATCAGCAATTTTTCATACATCTTGCTCATCGGTCCGCTGCTTGAAGAAAAATATGGTTCAATGGCTATTCTGGTGAAGATTCTCATTACAGCGTTTGTGACAGGATTGCTCAACACGATTTTCTTTTCGACAGGGCTTTTAGGTGCAAGTGGCGTTGTCTTTATGCTCATTCTCTTAGCCTCGTTTGCAAACATCCGTGATGGTGAAATTCCTCTGACTTTCGTGATTGTCGCCGCGCTTTACTTAGGGCAAGAAATTGTCAATAGCTTCAAGCCTGATAATGTCTCGCAGTTTGCGCATATTCTGGGCGGGCTTGCAGGTGCAGTGTTTGGCTTTGGAGGTAAGTTCATTGCGCAAACGATTGGCAAGTAG
- a CDS encoding ribose-phosphate pyrophosphokinase (catalyzes the formation of 5-phospho-alpha-D-ribose 1-phosphate from D-ribose 5-phosphate and ATP) yields MFKTIKIFAGRSNRPLAEKIANQLSLPICKAEVKSFSDGEISVHYNESIRGSDLFIIQSTNSPAENLLELLILIDAAKRASASRITAVIPYYGYARQDRKDQPRVSITAKLVANLITTAGADRVLTMDLHAPQIQGFFDIPFDHLYSAGIIINHIQKMELDNLVVASPDVGGVKLARSYARRLGSDLVICDKRRPRPNEAEVMNIIGDVKGKNVLLVDDMIDTGGTIVSAANAMKKQGALRIFAACTHPILSGSAVERLENSDIEKVIATDSVVTNHPPMPKLEIVSVSGLFAEAIKRIYDDSSISSLFDGD; encoded by the coding sequence ATGTTTAAGACAATTAAAATTTTTGCGGGGCGCAGCAACCGTCCACTGGCAGAGAAAATCGCCAACCAGCTTTCGCTCCCGATTTGCAAAGCGGAAGTGAAGAGTTTTTCTGACGGTGAAATTTCTGTGCATTACAACGAATCCATTCGTGGCAGTGATCTGTTCATTATACAATCGACAAATTCGCCTGCCGAAAACTTGCTTGAATTGCTGATTTTGATTGATGCTGCAAAGCGTGCATCGGCAAGTCGCATCACAGCGGTCATTCCATACTACGGCTATGCGCGCCAAGACCGTAAAGATCAGCCACGCGTCTCGATTACAGCAAAGTTGGTTGCAAACCTCATTACAACAGCGGGTGCTGACCGCGTGCTGACGATGGATTTGCATGCCCCACAAATTCAAGGGTTCTTTGATATTCCGTTTGACCACCTCTATTCGGCAGGTATCATTATCAATCACATCCAGAAAATGGAGCTTGACAATCTTGTGGTCGCCTCGCCTGATGTTGGGGGAGTCAAATTGGCGCGCAGTTACGCCAGACGCTTAGGGTCAGATTTAGTGATATGTGACAAGCGACGCCCACGCCCAAACGAAGCCGAAGTGATGAATATCATCGGCGATGTCAAAGGAAAAAACGTATTGCTTGTCGACGATATGATCGACACCGGTGGCACAATCGTCAGTGCCGCAAATGCAATGAAAAAACAAGGCGCGCTGCGCATCTTTGCAGCCTGTACGCACCCGATTCTTTCAGGCTCAGCAGTCGAACGACTTGAAAATTCAGACATAGAAAAAGTCATTGCAACAGATTCAGTTGTAACAAACCACCCGCCAATGCCAAAGCTCGAGATAGTCAGCGTAAGTGGATTGTTTGCTGAAGCCATTAAGCGCATCTATGATGATAGTTCCATTAGTTCGCTCTTCGATGGAGATTAA
- a CDS encoding delta-aminolevulinic acid dehydratase: MPTHDFLADALLRLEQRIHADAYRGYDPYDALTSPLFKLPILRQQKTLRWGAQQVLKRLPINVRPLLFIPKGYNPVTLGLALHAYTLLKDVFPQKAPFYDERSAFCLSELERLQSKGYSGACWGYDFDWEARYARIPAYTPTVVATGFITNALFEYYRRTKNLQALTLCKSATQFVLNDLQRTWFDGMFCFSYSPLDRQVVLNATLKGARLLAQVYSVTKQAQLLEEAKKTVAFVVSKQQSSGAWSYSQGDARTWADNFHTGYVLDCLDEVIKCSGENTFSACLQKGFAYYEANFFVEDIDGLMPKYYDYALYPIDATAGAQSILTLTRFGKLKSALKVATWLCKHLQRTDGHFAYQKHRYYLNAIPYMRWSSAWMYLALAFLLQAQAHQHGD; the protein is encoded by the coding sequence ATGCCAACGCACGACTTTCTTGCTGATGCACTTTTGCGCCTTGAGCAACGCATTCACGCCGATGCATATCGTGGCTACGACCCTTACGATGCTTTGACTTCACCGCTCTTCAAGCTGCCAATTTTGAGACAGCAAAAAACTTTGCGCTGGGGCGCACAGCAAGTCTTGAAGCGCTTGCCCATCAATGTGCGCCCACTTCTCTTCATCCCAAAAGGCTACAACCCCGTTACGCTCGGTCTTGCTTTGCACGCTTATACTCTGCTGAAAGATGTTTTTCCTCAAAAAGCTCCCTTTTACGATGAGCGCAGTGCATTTTGTCTTTCAGAATTAGAACGCTTGCAATCGAAAGGCTACAGCGGGGCATGCTGGGGCTACGACTTTGATTGGGAAGCACGCTACGCTCGCATTCCTGCCTACACACCAACTGTAGTTGCCACAGGCTTTATTACCAACGCACTCTTCGAGTATTACCGCCGCACGAAAAATCTGCAAGCCCTTACGCTTTGCAAAAGTGCCACACAGTTCGTCCTCAACGATCTGCAGCGCACTTGGTTTGACGGCATGTTTTGTTTTTCTTACTCACCGCTGGATCGACAGGTTGTTTTGAATGCCACGCTCAAAGGAGCACGGCTCTTAGCACAAGTCTATTCCGTTACGAAACAGGCGCAGCTGCTTGAGGAAGCCAAAAAAACTGTAGCGTTTGTGGTAAGCAAGCAACAGTCCAGTGGTGCATGGTCGTATTCGCAAGGGGATGCACGCACATGGGCTGATAATTTTCACACCGGCTATGTGCTCGATTGCCTTGATGAAGTTATCAAATGCTCGGGGGAAAACACCTTTTCTGCTTGTTTGCAAAAAGGCTTTGCGTATTACGAAGCAAATTTTTTCGTGGAAGATATTGATGGTTTGATGCCGAAGTACTACGATTACGCACTCTATCCGATTGACGCTACTGCAGGCGCACAATCCATTCTTACCCTCACGCGCTTTGGCAAGCTCAAGTCAGCACTCAAGGTCGCAACTTGGCTATGCAAGCATCTGCAGCGCACAGATGGGCACTTTGCTTATCAAAAGCATCGCTATTACCTCAACGCCATTCCTTATATGCGCTGGTCAAGCGCGTGGATGTATCTTGCACTGGCGTTTCTTTTGCAAGCGCAGGCTCATCAGCACGGAGATTGA
- a CDS encoding fumarate hydratase: protein MSALKESILQLITETSTNLPSDVRRAIAAAAEREDATSRSGLAMSTITLNVDMACDNVSPICQDTGMPTFFIHTPVGVNQLEIKSAIREAIVDATKAGKLRPNSVHPITGKNSGTNVGPGVPVMHFEQWEKDFTEIKLILKGGGCENKNIQYSLPTELEALGKAGRDLDGIRKCIMHAVWQAQGQGCSAGFIGVGIGGDRTSGYELAKVQLLRPLDDINPDPTLRELEDYVMHNANALNIGTMGFGGKVTLLGCKIGLAERLPASFFVSVAYNCWAYRRLGVWLDQDGKIIKWLYREADEIKRLAKGDGITLTGKEIVLQSPISEEQIRKIKVGDIVIINGAMHTGRDAFHHYVIHHGLEAKDMPVDTRGGVLYHCGPVVVKENGKYRITAAGPTTSIREEPYQADVIKRLGFRVVIGKGGMGAKTLKGLQEHGAVYLNAIGGAAQYYAKCIKAVTGVDFLEEMGVPEAMWHLDVEGFAAICTMDSHGNSLHKELEEESLERLRAFAEPVFK from the coding sequence ATGTCTGCGCTAAAAGAGTCCATTCTCCAGCTTATCACGGAGACTTCCACCAACTTACCCAGCGATGTGCGTCGTGCTATTGCCGCAGCAGCAGAGCGAGAAGACGCTACCTCGCGTTCTGGCTTAGCTATGTCGACCATTACGCTCAACGTGGATATGGCGTGCGATAATGTCTCACCGATTTGCCAAGATACAGGTATGCCCACTTTCTTCATTCATACCCCTGTGGGCGTCAATCAGTTAGAAATTAAATCAGCAATCAGGGAAGCAATCGTAGACGCCACAAAAGCTGGCAAGCTACGCCCTAACTCTGTGCATCCGATTACGGGCAAGAATAGTGGCACCAATGTCGGTCCCGGCGTTCCTGTCATGCACTTTGAGCAGTGGGAAAAAGATTTCACCGAAATTAAACTCATCTTGAAAGGCGGCGGCTGCGAAAACAAAAACATTCAATACTCACTCCCCACCGAACTTGAAGCTTTAGGCAAAGCAGGTCGTGATTTAGATGGGATTCGCAAGTGTATTATGCATGCCGTTTGGCAAGCACAAGGTCAAGGTTGCTCGGCTGGCTTTATCGGTGTCGGCATCGGTGGCGATAGAACTTCTGGATACGAACTTGCTAAAGTACAGCTTTTGCGCCCACTCGACGACATCAACCCCGACCCAACCCTACGCGAACTTGAAGACTATGTAATGCACAACGCCAATGCACTCAACATCGGTACGATGGGCTTTGGCGGTAAAGTTACACTTCTTGGCTGCAAAATCGGTCTGGCAGAACGCTTGCCTGCAAGTTTCTTTGTCAGCGTGGCTTACAACTGTTGGGCTTATCGACGATTGGGTGTGTGGCTCGATCAGGATGGCAAGATTATCAAATGGCTATACCGCGAAGCCGATGAAATCAAGCGCCTTGCCAAAGGTGACGGCATTACGCTGACTGGTAAAGAAATTGTCTTGCAATCACCTATCAGCGAAGAGCAGATTCGCAAAATCAAGGTAGGCGACATTGTTATCATCAATGGTGCTATGCACACCGGGCGCGATGCTTTTCATCACTATGTAATTCATCATGGTCTGGAAGCCAAAGATATGCCTGTGGACACGCGCGGTGGCGTGCTCTATCACTGCGGACCAGTCGTGGTAAAAGAAAATGGTAAGTATCGCATCACCGCCGCTGGACCGACCACCTCGATTCGTGAAGAGCCTTACCAAGCTGATGTCATTAAGCGCCTCGGCTTCCGTGTTGTCATTGGTAAAGGTGGAATGGGTGCCAAGACGCTCAAAGGCTTGCAGGAGCACGGTGCCGTTTATCTCAATGCTATCGGCGGTGCTGCGCAATACTACGCCAAGTGCATCAAGGCAGTAACCGGTGTTGATTTTCTTGAAGAAATGGGCGTGCCCGAAGCCATGTGGCATCTAGACGTCGAAGGTTTTGCCGCCATCTGCACAATGGATTCACATGGCAATTCCTTGCATAAAGAGCTAGAGGAAGAGTCGCTCGAGCGTCTTAGAGCTTTTGCTGAGCCTGTGTTCAAATAA
- a CDS encoding 50S ribosomal protein L25/general stress protein Ctc → MQTIVLEAEKRNTKTKGALKALRKKGLVPAVLYHKGEPSLTLAVKESALRKLVYTTESHLVNLKFSDGTETQAIMKSRQFDPVSDQILHADFQLLKADEMIETEVPTLFKGTPVGTIKGGRVQVIMHKLRIRTLPADIPEHIEFDISKMDIGDTLHIKEANEMFTSAKWKILGDPSISIVSVVAPTKAVEIIAAETAATEPEVIAKGKEKSAEKAEKK, encoded by the coding sequence ATGCAAACCATTGTTCTTGAAGCTGAAAAGCGCAACACGAAAACAAAAGGTGCGCTAAAAGCCTTGCGCAAAAAAGGTCTGGTGCCCGCAGTGCTTTATCACAAAGGTGAGCCGTCTTTGACACTTGCTGTCAAAGAATCAGCCTTGCGTAAACTTGTCTATACTACCGAATCGCACCTTGTTAATTTGAAGTTCAGTGATGGCACAGAAACGCAGGCGATTATGAAAAGTCGCCAATTCGATCCCGTCAGCGATCAGATTCTACATGCGGATTTTCAACTTCTCAAAGCCGATGAGATGATTGAAACCGAAGTGCCAACGCTGTTCAAAGGCACGCCTGTCGGTACTATTAAAGGTGGTCGTGTGCAGGTGATTATGCATAAACTTCGCATTCGTACCTTGCCTGCCGATATCCCAGAGCATATCGAGTTTGACATCTCCAAAATGGACATCGGCGACACACTTCACATCAAAGAAGCCAACGAGATGTTTACTTCTGCAAAGTGGAAAATTCTGGGCGACCCATCCATTTCTATTGTTTCAGTTGTGGCACCAACGAAGGCGGTAGAGATTATTGCAGCAGAAACTGCAGCAACTGAGCCGGAAGTGATTGCAAAGGGCAAAGAAAAGTCAGCTGAAAAAGCAGAGAAAAAGTAA